One genomic window of Salvia miltiorrhiza cultivar Shanhuang (shh) chromosome 4, IMPLAD_Smil_shh, whole genome shotgun sequence includes the following:
- the LOC131023829 gene encoding non-specific lipid-transfer protein 2-like has protein sequence MKKGVAALFVVVVMAALAHETAAVSCIPTELLPCLAAISSGGAPSAECCSKLKEQQPCFCQYIKNPQYRPYIDTPNAKKVAAACDVTIPTTC, from the coding sequence ATGAAGAAGGGTGTTGCAGCCTTGTTTGTGGTGGTTGTGATGGCGGCGCTGGCGCATGAGACGGCGGCCGTGTCGTGCATCCCTACGGAGCTCCTACCGTGCCTGGCGGCGATATCCTCGGGAGGGGCTCCGTCGGCAGAATGCTGCAGTAAGCTCAAGGAGCAGCAGCCGTGCTTCTGCCAGTACATCAAGAACCCTCAGTACAGGCCCTACATCGACACTCCCAACGCCAAGAAAGTTGCTGCCGCCTGCGACGTCACCATTCCGACGACTTGCTGA